In a genomic window of Lacrimispora sp. BS-2:
- a CDS encoding methyl-accepting chemotaxis protein, with amino-acid sequence MRFISKSITRKLLVWILAPSILMFGVLSFLILSNVKKNMSLKTEEVIKRSSISAAWEINQFFTKYINIVDTGSVNNEFADFLESLIPGTKFNETEEYNKIKEQLNDILTLDKDNILATWIADTDSSQIMISDGFVSGKDWIITDRPWYTPTIESGRAYLTEPYIDSNTNEVVISIIAPIYNNQTVLGCFGIDMTLKHLNEIMQTFKLGDTGYYTFITKENMVIYHKNSDYILKSISDLPLDSNLKQILSNKQEGAITYYLNDDLIHGYNATIGDLSWRALSTLSDTEFSQDFNHLRNLLLSIIVVIMFLICITVYISSINIVRPLKKLAFASDKIAEGNLDVNLDIKTKDETFIVADSFNRTVVRLKAYILYINEISELLVQVGDGNLNLCFNQVYDGGFKKIKESLLHATDKLNNTLIQFNSAADQVSSGSEQVSFGAQALAQGATEQASSIEELSATINEISQQIKHNADNAQLANTEALSAGKEVKNSNNQMQEMIVAMNDINAKSKQISKIIKAIEDIAFQTNILALNAAVEAARAGAAGKGFAVVADEVRNLAQKSAEAAKSTTILIEETVQAVQNGTNIADSTAQSMYYVVDSTDKLIGLINEIAQASNEQANAVLQVTTGIDQISAVVQTNSATAEESAAASEELNSQTQLLKHHIEQFKLKDDTNTIYGTFDANQEYNSLSESKANNNSKY; translated from the coding sequence ATGAGATTTATAAGTAAAAGTATTACTCGAAAACTGCTGGTTTGGATATTAGCACCATCTATATTAATGTTTGGAGTCTTAAGTTTTTTGATTTTAAGCAATGTAAAAAAGAATATGAGTCTTAAAACTGAAGAAGTAATTAAAAGAAGTAGTATTAGTGCAGCGTGGGAAATTAATCAATTTTTTACTAAGTATATTAATATTGTTGATACAGGTTCTGTAAATAATGAGTTTGCTGATTTTCTAGAAAGTTTAATACCTGGCACGAAGTTTAATGAAACAGAAGAGTACAATAAAATAAAAGAACAATTAAATGATATTTTAACACTTGATAAAGATAATATATTAGCAACCTGGATTGCAGATACAGATTCAAGTCAAATAATGATTTCTGATGGATTTGTTTCAGGAAAGGATTGGATTATAACAGACCGCCCATGGTATACCCCTACCATAGAAAGTGGAAGGGCATATTTGACTGAGCCATACATAGATTCAAATACAAACGAAGTTGTAATAAGTATAATTGCTCCTATTTATAATAATCAAACTGTTTTGGGTTGTTTTGGAATTGATATGACTCTAAAACATTTAAATGAAATTATGCAAACTTTTAAATTAGGAGATACGGGATATTATACATTTATAACAAAAGAAAATATGGTGATTTATCATAAAAATAGCGATTACATACTAAAAAGTATAAGCGATTTACCGTTAGATTCGAATCTAAAGCAAATACTATCGAACAAACAGGAAGGGGCTATTACATATTATTTAAACGATGATTTGATCCATGGATATAATGCGACTATAGGTGACTTATCATGGAGGGCATTATCCACATTATCAGACACAGAGTTCAGTCAAGATTTTAATCATTTACGTAATTTATTATTATCAATTATAGTTGTAATTATGTTTTTAATATGCATAACAGTATATATATCTTCAATAAATATTGTTAGACCTTTGAAAAAGCTTGCTTTTGCATCTGATAAAATAGCTGAAGGTAATTTAGACGTTAATTTAGATATAAAAACAAAAGATGAAACTTTCATTGTTGCAGATTCCTTTAATAGAACTGTAGTCAGATTAAAAGCATATATTTTATATATCAATGAAATTTCTGAACTGCTAGTTCAGGTTGGCGATGGAAACCTTAACTTATGTTTCAATCAAGTATATGATGGAGGCTTCAAGAAAATTAAGGAATCACTACTACATGCAACGGATAAGCTAAATAATACTCTTATTCAATTTAATTCTGCAGCAGATCAAGTGTCAAGTGGCTCTGAACAAGTATCTTTTGGAGCACAAGCTCTTGCACAAGGAGCAACCGAGCAGGCAAGCAGTATTGAAGAGCTTTCTGCAACGATTAATGAAATTTCACAACAAATTAAGCATAATGCTGATAATGCTCAACTTGCCAACACAGAGGCCTTGTCGGCAGGTAAGGAAGTTAAGAACAGTAATAATCAAATGCAAGAAATGATTGTTGCAATGAATGATATTAATGCAAAATCTAAACAAATCAGCAAAATTATTAAAGCAATCGAAGATATTGCATTCCAAACAAATATCTTGGCCCTTAATGCTGCTGTTGAGGCGGCACGTGCTGGTGCTGCTGGAAAGGGATTTGCTGTTGTTGCTGATGAAGTTAGAAATTTGGCACAAAAATCAGCTGAAGCGGCAAAAAGCACAACGATACTTATTGAAGAAACAGTACAAGCGGTTCAAAATGGTACAAATATTGCTGATAGTACAGCACAATCAATGTATTATGTGGTTGACAGTACCGATAAGTTAATTGGCCTGATTAATGAAATAGCACAAGCTTCAAATGAACAAGCAAATGCTGTCTTACAGGTGACTACAGGTATTGACCAAATCTCTGCTGTTGTACAAACAAATAGTGCAACTGCCGAAGAAAGTGCTGCGGCAAGCGAAGAACTTAATAGCCAAACCCAATTGCTAAAACATCACATAGAGCAATTTAAATTAAAGGATGATACTAATACAATATATGGCACTTTTGATGCTAACCAGGAATATAACTCATTATCTGAATCAAAGGCCAATAATAATAGCAAATACTAA
- a CDS encoding LacI family DNA-binding transcriptional regulator translates to MTSMKELAQYCGVSVATVSKALNDQSDIGESTKIRIKNAAGKLGYYPNAAARSLKTNRSYNIGVLFVDEASSGLTHEYFAAVLEGFKVEAEKQGYDVTFINSQIGTRKVSYYDHCKYRNLDGVVIACVNFDNPEVIDLLGGDIPVVTIDHIHENCSSVLSDNIKGIQCLMEYIYENGHRKIAYIHGQMSSAVTKARLTSFYRFMESHDLHIPDKYVLEADYLDVGQAMAYTRDLLDRRDPPTCILYQDDTALIGGLNEMRVRNLRVPEDISIAGYDGNRISQLLNPKLTTIRQDTAAIGMKAAKKLINTIEKPKTTFTEQIIVEVELLKGESVGKVTI, encoded by the coding sequence ATGACTTCTATGAAAGAACTGGCACAGTATTGCGGAGTATCTGTTGCCACAGTAAGCAAAGCACTCAATGACCAGAGCGACATCGGGGAAAGTACAAAAATCAGGATTAAAAATGCTGCAGGAAAGCTGGGATATTATCCCAATGCAGCCGCAAGGTCTTTAAAGACAAACAGAAGCTATAACATCGGTGTTTTGTTTGTTGACGAGGCAAGCAGCGGATTGACTCACGAATATTTTGCTGCAGTACTGGAAGGCTTTAAGGTGGAAGCGGAGAAACAGGGGTATGATGTAACGTTTATCAATAGTCAGATAGGAACAAGAAAGGTCTCTTATTATGACCATTGCAAATACAGAAATTTAGACGGTGTGGTAATCGCCTGTGTAAATTTTGATAACCCGGAGGTAATCGATCTTTTGGGAGGTGATATTCCTGTGGTTACCATTGACCACATCCACGAAAACTGTTCCTCTGTTTTATCCGATAACATTAAAGGAATCCAGTGCCTGATGGAATATATTTATGAAAATGGGCACAGAAAGATTGCATATATACATGGACAGATGAGTTCGGCCGTTACAAAGGCAAGGCTTACCAGCTTTTACCGTTTTATGGAGAGCCATGATCTGCATATACCAGACAAATATGTATTGGAAGCAGATTATCTGGATGTCGGCCAGGCTATGGCATACACCAGGGATCTGCTGGACAGAAGGGATCCGCCCACCTGCATTTTATACCAGGATGATACGGCTTTAATAGGTGGATTAAATGAAATGCGGGTGAGGAATTTAAGGGTTCCGGAGGATATTTCCATTGCCGGATATGATGGCAACCGGATCTCACAGCTATTAAATCCCAAGCTGACCACCATACGTCAGGATACGGCCGCCATTGGCATGAAGGCCGCTAAAAAATTAATAAACACCATCGAAAAACCTAAGACAACTTTTACAGAACAGATCATTGTAGAAGTGGAGCTGCTAAAAGGGGAATCGGTTGGAAAAGTAACTATTTAA
- a CDS encoding cupin domain-containing protein, whose amino-acid sequence MSNSENSNYDDANIPTFPYDYGPNPFIIDLNKAAQQNDNFRSTLWTGTNLQVTLMSIPVHGSIGIESHPDLDQILRIEEGLGLVQLGEDKLSMYGQYLAFPNYIIIVPAGIFHNIINIGNSPLKISSFYAPPSHPWNTVQRTRNS is encoded by the coding sequence ATGTCTAATTCAGAAAACTCAAACTATGATGATGCTAATATACCAACCTTCCCTTATGATTATGGGCCGAACCCTTTCATTATTGATCTCAACAAGGCGGCTCAGCAGAACGATAATTTCCGTTCGACTTTATGGACAGGAACTAATTTACAGGTTACTCTCATGAGCATTCCTGTCCATGGTAGTATTGGTATTGAGTCTCACCCTGATCTTGACCAGATTTTACGAATAGAGGAAGGGCTGGGCTTAGTTCAGCTAGGTGAAGATAAACTCTCAATGTACGGACAATATCTTGCATTTCCTAATTATATTATAATAGTACCCGCCGGTATTTTTCATAACATCATTAATATTGGCAACAGTCCACTAAAAATATCATCTTTTTATGCTCCTCCCAGTCATCCATGGAATACGGTCCAGAGAACAAGAAATTCCTGA